A region of Pirellulales bacterium DNA encodes the following proteins:
- a CDS encoding helix-turn-helix domain-containing protein, with product MDTSLVDGREPMALTYGGVARALGISERTVWAMVDDGRLRAVRIGRCVRVPRVEIEKYLAGAASEVAQ from the coding sequence ATGGACACGAGCCTAGTGGATGGTCGGGAGCCGATGGCGCTGACCTACGGCGGAGTAGCGAGAGCGCTGGGAATCAGCGAGCGAACGGTGTGGGCGATGGTGGACGACGGCCGGCTGCGCGCGGTGCGCATCGGACGGTGCGTCCGCGTGCCGCGAGTGGAGATAGAAAAGTATCTGGCCGGAGCGGCCAGCGAGGTGGCCCAATGA